One window of Trifolium pratense cultivar HEN17-A07 linkage group LG5, ARS_RC_1.1, whole genome shotgun sequence genomic DNA carries:
- the LOC123886601 gene encoding uncharacterized protein LOC123886601 has product MDLDGDTNDETSSDSSSDDETSSDDIDGLLFETFKDVTEGGVHEGLNEDARTFYKLVDDSNQELYPGCEKFSSLLFTIRMYLLKCLHGWSNASFTALLELLKEAMPELNIPVSFNKTKSMIKDLGLDYKKIHACPNNCMLFWKEYGEDDSCHLCGASRWIEYPEVDCDPEDSKKPQKVPAKVLRHFPLIPRLKRLFMCSKTADTLRWHAEERSRDGRLRHPADGQAWKDFDATHPDFSLETRNIRLGLASDGFNPFRTMSLSHSTWPVVLKIYNYVPNLCLKAENCLMSLLIPGPRSPGNAIDVYMQPLIEELKILWDVGVETYDISKNESFQMRAALLWTVNDFPAYAMLSGWSTKGKFACPACNHKTSSTYLKHSKKMCYMGHRVFLDSNHVWRANAASFDGKTEYRSPPTLLGSKRILKDLKHIPDVLGKEYKKKRRGPWKKKSIFWQLPYWKDISLRHNLDVMHIEKNICDNIIGTLLEIEGKKKDHANARLDLQHMRIRKNLHLKATSDGKKTQIPKACFSLTKHEKSVFCGVLKTTKLPDGLASNISRCVQVNEGKISGYKSHDAHIILHYFLQVAIRGITPNHVSIPLIRLCSFFRCLCQKVIEVKTLDNLEVEIAETLCQLERIFPPSFFDIMVHLPIHLANEVRLGGPVQFRWMYYMERYLGDLKSFVRNRSRPEGSIAEAYLVKESLTFCSRYLSSGVDTRMNRVTRNSDDIPSIGHPIGGKKLISLDQKLQNQAHGYILFNCDEVQEYIREHELNVHNPRKRSKSSKSNNQREDFIQWFETRLMDEEVSDWLKALSRGPNDIAKRYSGYVVNGYRFHTTKREARLKTQNSGVTLEAVTQVLRNAKDENPKTTCLTYYGAVKDIIDIDYYGHKSYVLFKCDWFVAEVDKYGSPCVYFNKKCYKNDPFVLASQVQQCFFIEDPFNKNRHYVLKAIPRETCDMGECLSSDGQDYNISTNLDVSKDDCEVDLVREDVPDEIFEIPLSELHKQEKNESFESDDESTDDSSYSSC; this is encoded by the exons ATGGATCTTGATGGGGATACTAATGATGAAACATCATCTGATTCATCATCTGATGATGAAACATCATCTGATGATATTGATGGCTTGTTGTTTGAGACGTTTAAAGATGTCACCGAAGGTGGAGTACATGAAGGGCTAAATGAAGACGCAAGGACATTTTATAAACTAGTTGATGATTCAAATCAAGAGTTGTATCCTGGCTGTGAAAAATTCTCCTCATTATTATTCACCATTCGAATGTATTTGTTGAAATGTCTCCATGGATGGAGCAATGCATCGTTCACTGCTCTCTTAGAGTTGTTGAAAGAGGCTATGCCAGAATTGAACATCCCTGTCTCTTTCAATAAAACAAAGTCTATGATAAAGGATTTGGGCTTAGACTATAAAAAGATTCACGCATGTCCCAACAATTGCATGCTGTTTTGGAAAGAGTACGGGGAAGATGACTCGTGTCATCTTTGTGGAGCATCCAGGTGGATTGAATATCCTGAAGTTGATTGTGATCCCGAAGATTCTAAAAAACCTCAAAAGGTTCCTGCCAAAGTTCTAAGACATTTTCCTCTAATTCCAAGATTGAAAAGACTTTTTATGTGTTCAAAGACAGCTGACACATTGAGGTGGCACGCAGAGGAGCGTTCAAGGGATGGTAGGTTAAGGCACCCAGCTGATGGCCAAGCATGGAAAGACTTTGATGCAACACATCCAGATTTTTCTCTTGAGACTCGTAACATCCGGCTTGGGTTGGCAAGTGATGGGTTTAATCCATTTAGGACTATGAGTCTTTCACATAGCACATGGCCTGTTgtactaaaaatatataattatgtgCCAAATTTGTGCTTGAAGGCAGAAAACTGTTTGATGTCGTTACTTATTCCTGGGCCACGTTCTCCTGGAAATGCAATTGATGTGTATATGCAGCCACTTATTGAGGAACTTAAGATATTGTGGGATGTTGGTGTAGAAACATATGATATCTCAAAAAATGAATCATTTCAGATGCGTGCAGCTCTTTTGTGGACTGTGAATGACTTCCCTGCATATGCTATGCTATCTGGTTGGAGTACTAAAGGGAAGTTTGCTTGCCCTGCTTGTAATCATAAAACTTCTTCAACTTACTTGAAACATAGCAAGAAGATGTGTTATATGGGTCATCGAGTCTTTTTGGATTCAAATCATGTATGGAGGGCAAATGCAGCTTCTTTTGATGGAAAAACAGAATATAGGTCTCCACCCACCTTGTTGGGTTCAaaaaggattttaaaagacttgaAACACATCCCCGATGTATTGGGGAAggaatataagaaaaaaaggcGTGGTCCGTGGAAGAAAAAATCTATCTTTTGGCAATTGCCATATTGGAAGGATATTTCCTTGCGCCATAATTTAGATGTTATGCATATAGAGAAAAACATTTGTGATAATATAATTGGTACTCTCTTAGAGATTGAAGGGAAGAAAAAGGATCATGCGAATGCTCGTTTGGACCTACAACACATGAGGATTAGAAAAAATCTCCATTTGAAGGCAACGAGTGATGGTAAGAAAACTCAAATCCCTAAAGCATGTTTCTCCCTAACAAAGCATGAGAAGTCTGTTTTTTGTGGTGTTTTAAAGACAACAAAACTTCCTGATGGCCTTGCTTCTAATATTTCTCGATGTGTTCAAGTTAATGAAGGGAAAATTTCTGGGTACAAGAGTCATGATGCTCATATTATACTCCATTACTTCTTGCAAGTAGCAATAAGAGGGATAACACCTAATCATGTTTCTATACCTTTGATTCGGCTTTGTTCCTTTTTTCGGTGTTTATGCCAAAAGGTTATAGAGGTGAAAACTTTGGATAACTTGGAAGTAGAGATTGCTGAAACACTTTGTCAATTGGAGCGTATCTTCCCTCCAAGTTTCTTTGACATAATGGTTCACTTACCAATtcaccttgcaaatgaagtcaGATTGGGTGGACCGGTTCAATTTCGATGGATGTATTATATGGAAAGATATTTGGGTGATTTAAAATCTTTTGTTCGTAATAGGAGTCGTCCGGAGGGTTCTATTGCTGAAGCATACTTGGTCAAAGAATCTCTAACATTCTGTTCAAGATATTTGTCTAGTGGTGTAGACACAAGGATGAATAGAGTGACACGAAATAGTGATGATATTCCTAGCATAGGTCATCCGATTGGGGGAAAGAAACTAATTTCTCTTGATCAGAAGTTGCAAAACCAAGCTCATGGTTACATTTTATTCAATTGTGATGAAGTGCAAGAATACATTAG agagcATGAGCTTAATGTTCACAATCCTCGAAAAAGAAGTAAGTCTAGCAAATCTAACAATCAAAGAGAGGATTTTATTCAATGGTTTGAAACACGTCTCATGGATGAGGAAGTCTCTGATTGGTTGAAGGCATTGTCTAGGGGACCAAATGATATTGCTAAAAGGTATTCTGGTTATGTTGTTAATGGTTACAGATTTCATACAACAAAACGCGAAGCAAGGCTTAAAACACAAAACAGTGGTGTGACATTAGAAGCGGTAACTCAAGTTCTTAGAAATGCAAAGGATGAAAATCCAAAAACGACTTGTTTGACTTACTATGGGGCAGTAAAAGATATCATTGATATCGATTATTATGGTCACAAAAGTTATGTATTGTTTAAATGTGATTGGTTTGTGGCTGAAGTTGACAAATATGGGTCACCATGTGTTTACTTTAACAAAAAATGCTACAAAAATGATCCATTTGTGTTGGCATCTCAAGTTCAGCAATGCTTCTTTATTGAAGAtccttttaataaaaatagacaCTATGTTTTGAAGGCAATTCCAAGGGAAACATGTGACATGGGAGAATGTTTGAGTTCAGATGGCCAAGATTATAATATTTCAACAAATCTTGATGTATCAAAGGATGACTGTGAAGTTGATTTGGTTAGGGAAGATGTACCAGATGAAATCTTCGAAATACCTTTGTCAGAACTtcacaaacaagaaaaaaatgagaGTTTTGAAAGTGATGACGAGTCTACTGATGATTCTAGTTATAGTAGTTGTTAA
- the LOC123883747 gene encoding uncharacterized protein LOC123883747 gives MANNIEDFGISKEEKDKLVGEVIRYMLFRTHQNSGCPIKREELTQLITKNYHQRNLPTFVINEAKGKLSTVFGYEMRELSRSFPSSKAQTRSSQSGADAKSYILISQLPPDLYEKYVVDENTAYMSGFTFVIISIVHLAGGKIPEESLWSQLNRMNLNDTEAIHPVLGNVKQALELLVQQRYLQKDKVHGPEGNTMYYELAERASDEPINNKVKEYITQIMADTA, from the exons ATGGCAAACAACATTGAAGATTTCGGAATTTCAAAAGAG GAAAAGGATAAGCTTGTTGGAGAAGTAATCCGATACATGCTTTTCAGAACCCATCAAAACTCGGGGTGTCCGATTAAGAGAGAGGAACTAACGCAGCTTATTACAAAGAATTATCATCAGCGGAACCTTCCTACTTTTGTTATCAATGAGGCTAAGGGAAAACTTTCCACTGTGTTTGGTTATGAAATGAGAGAGCTTTCAAGGTCTTTCCCATCATCTAAAGCTCAGACACGTTCTTCACAAA GTGGTGCGGATGCAAAATCATATATCCTCATTAGTCAACTTCCACCTGATTTGTATGAAAAATATGTTGTGGATGAGAATACAGCATACATGTCTGGTTTCACGTTTGTCATAATTAGTATTGTACATCTTGCTGGCGGAAAAATTCCAGAAG AAAGTCTGTGGAGCCAATTGAATAGAATGAATTTGAATGACACTGAAGCAATTCATCCTGTCCTTGGAAATGTTAAGCAAGCATTGGAACTTCTTGTTCAGCAAAG GTATTTACAGAAGGACAAAGTTCATGGTCCTGAAGGCAATACCATGTATTATGAGCTTGCTGAGAGAGCTTCAGATGAACCAATCAACAACAAAGTCAAGGAATATATAACTCAG ATTATGGCGGACACTGCCTAA
- the LOC123883748 gene encoding ABA-responsive protein ABR17-like has protein sequence MGVFAFEDDFVSTVAPPKLYKALAKDADEIVPKVIPVIQGVEIVEGNGGPGTIKKLTAVEDGKTSFILHKVGAVDEAKLGYNYSLVGGTGLDESLEKVEFETSVVAGSDGGSIVKISVKYHTKGDAALSDAVRDETKGKGTGLLKAIEGYVLANPNY, from the exons ATGGGTGTTTTTGCTTTTGAAGATGATTTCGTTTCAACTGTTGCTCCACCTAAACTATACAAAGCTCTTGCAAAAGATGCCGATGAAATCGTCCCAAAGGTGATTCCGGTTATCCAAGGTGTTGAAATTGTTGAAGGAAATGGTGGACCTGGAACCATCAAGAAACTAACCGCTGTTGAAG ATGGCAAAACCAGCTTTATTCTACACAAAGTAGGAGCAGTGGATGAGGCAAAGTTAGGATACAACTACAGTTTAGTTGGAGGAACAGGGTTGGATGAAAGCTTAGAGAAAGTTGAATTTGAGACAAGTGTTGTGGCTGGTTCTGATGGTGGATCCATTGTTAAGATTTCAGTGAAATACCACACTAAAGGTGATGCAGCTTTATCTGATGCAGTTCGTGATGAAACTAAGGGCAAAGGAACTGGTCTTCTTAAGGCTATTGAGGGTTATGTTTTGGCTAATCCTAATTATTGA
- the LOC123883749 gene encoding ABA-responsive protein ABR17-like produces MGVFAFEDDFVSTVAPPKLYKALAKDADEIVPKVIPVIQGVEIVEGNGGPGTIKKLTAVEDGKTSFILHKVGAVDEANLRYNYSLVGGTGLDESLEKVEFETSVVAGSDGGSIVKISVKYHTKGDAALSDAVRDETKGKGTGLLKAIEGFVLANPNY; encoded by the exons ATGGGTGTTTTTGCTTTTGAAGATGATTTCGTTTCAACTGTTGCTCCACCTAAACTATACAAAGCTCTTGCAAAAGATGCCGATGAAATCGTCCCAAAGGTGATTCCGGTTATCCAAGGTGTTGAAATTGTTGAAGGAAATGGTGGACCTGGAACCATCAAGAAACTAACCGCTGTTGAAG ATGGCAAAACCAGCTTTATTCTACACAAAGTAGGAGCAGTGGATGAGGCAAACTTGCGATACAACTACAGTTTAGTTGGAGGAACAGGGTTGGACGAAAGCTTAGAGAAAGTTGAATTTGAGACAAGTGTTGTGGCTGGTTCTGATGGTGGATCCATTGTTAAGATTTCAGTGAAATACCACACTAAAGGTGATGCAGCTTTATCTGATGCAGTTCGTGATGAAACTAAGGGCAAAGGAACTGGTCTTCTTAAGGCTATTGAGGGTTTTGTTTTGGCTAATCctaattattga